The Gordonia sp. KTR9 genome contains a region encoding:
- a CDS encoding DUF3145 domain-containing protein — protein MRNLNQFADMTTGVVYIHSAPVALCPHVEWALSSTLNARANLKWSAQDAEPGMQRATVDWAGPVGTAARLVTALREWSALRFEVTENPSEGVDGERFCYVPGLGLWRGSTSANGDVIIGENQLRSMIESQPDSAGLAGELEGALGTAWDNALEQYRMGGAGAEVTWLQQRVG, from the coding sequence GTGCGCAATCTGAACCAGTTTGCGGACATGACAACAGGAGTGGTGTACATCCACTCGGCGCCGGTGGCGCTGTGCCCGCATGTGGAGTGGGCTCTGTCGTCGACCCTGAATGCGCGCGCCAACCTGAAATGGTCGGCACAGGATGCCGAGCCGGGCATGCAGCGTGCCACTGTCGACTGGGCAGGGCCGGTCGGCACTGCCGCACGTCTGGTGACGGCTCTACGTGAGTGGTCGGCGCTTCGCTTCGAGGTGACCGAGAATCCGAGCGAGGGCGTCGACGGCGAGCGGTTCTGCTACGTCCCGGGACTGGGCCTGTGGCGCGGCTCCACGAGCGCCAACGGTGACGTCATCATCGGCGAGAACCAGTTGCGCTCGATGATCGAATCGCAACCCGACAGCGCCGGCCTCGCCGGTGAACTCGAAGGCGCACTCGGTACCGCGTGGGACAACGCGCTCGAGCAGTACCGCATGGGCGGCGCCGGCGCCGAGGTCACCTGGTTGCAGCAGCGGGTGGGCTAG
- a CDS encoding serine hydrolase domain-containing protein, with product MSVLESLTEWPVDHASAAIITRDGVADQFGDPARVYELASVTKPLVAYAVLVAVEEGAVELDDPAGPSGSTLAHLLSHASGLAYDTREVEAPPGEQRIYSSSGFEVAAEAVAEATGIEFGRYLSEAVCTPLGLSSTTLYGSAGHAARSSAADLAVFARELMNPRLLAPETFGKLTSVQFPGLDGFVPGYGKHRPNDWGIGFEIRSEKSPHWTGTRNSPRTFGHFGQAGTFLWVDPVLDAACVVLTDRPFGPWAKPLWSEFNDRVVDELSSQN from the coding sequence GTGTCTGTCCTTGAATCTCTGACGGAATGGCCCGTCGACCACGCGTCGGCGGCGATCATCACCCGTGACGGGGTCGCCGACCAGTTCGGCGACCCCGCTCGCGTCTACGAACTCGCCTCGGTGACCAAGCCGCTGGTGGCCTACGCGGTTCTCGTGGCGGTCGAGGAAGGTGCCGTCGAACTCGACGACCCGGCGGGGCCGTCGGGATCGACTCTCGCTCACCTCCTCTCGCATGCGTCCGGACTGGCCTATGACACCCGCGAGGTCGAGGCGCCGCCGGGGGAGCAGCGGATCTATTCGAGTTCGGGCTTCGAGGTGGCCGCCGAGGCCGTGGCGGAAGCTACCGGTATCGAGTTCGGCCGCTACCTCTCCGAAGCCGTGTGCACGCCGCTGGGGTTGTCGTCGACGACCCTCTACGGGTCGGCCGGGCATGCGGCGCGCTCGAGTGCGGCGGATCTGGCGGTCTTCGCTCGAGAACTGATGAATCCGCGGCTGCTCGCGCCGGAGACGTTCGGAAAGCTGACGTCGGTCCAGTTCCCCGGTCTCGACGGATTCGTTCCGGGTTACGGCAAGCACCGCCCCAACGACTGGGGGATCGGCTTCGAGATCCGCTCGGAGAAGTCGCCGCATTGGACCGGGACACGGAATTCTCCGCGCACGTTCGGGCACTTCGGGCAGGCCGGGACGTTTCTCTGGGTGGACCCGGTTCTCGACGCCGCATGCGTCGTGCTGACCGACCGGCCGTTCGGACCATGGGCGAAGCCGCTGTGGAGCGAGTTCAACGATCGTGTTGTTGATGAACTCTCGTCACAGAACTGA
- a CDS encoding NDMA-dependent alcohol dehydrogenase, with translation MKTKGALLREHNKPWAIEDIEIGDPKAHEIKIKMEAAGMCHSDHHLMTGGIPMAGFPILGGHEGAGVVAEIGEGVTDFEVGDHVVLSFIPSCGKCPSCQSGMANLCDFGAMLLQGEAVSDNTFRIQTASGENVYPMTLLGTFAPYMVVHEASAVKIDKDIPFEVAALCGCGIPTGYGSSTRSGDVRPGEDVAIVGVGGVGTAALQGAVISGARNLFAIDPVEWKREQALKFGATAAFASVEEAAMAIAETTHGGMCQKVIVTVGEVHGKDVDLWMGITAKGGTCVLTGMGNMLESDVNLNLAMLTLLQKNLQGSIFGGANPKLDIPQLLSMYKIGKLNIADMITRQYRLDQINEGYQDMLDGKNIRGVIRYTEEDW, from the coding sequence GTGAAGACAAAGGGTGCACTGCTGCGGGAGCACAACAAGCCGTGGGCGATCGAGGACATCGAGATCGGCGATCCCAAGGCCCACGAGATCAAGATCAAGATGGAAGCCGCAGGCATGTGCCATTCCGATCATCATCTGATGACCGGTGGCATCCCGATGGCCGGGTTCCCGATCCTGGGCGGACACGAGGGTGCGGGAGTCGTCGCCGAGATCGGCGAGGGCGTCACCGACTTCGAGGTCGGCGACCACGTCGTGCTGTCGTTCATCCCATCGTGTGGCAAGTGTCCGTCGTGTCAGTCGGGGATGGCCAACCTGTGCGACTTCGGCGCCATGCTGCTGCAGGGTGAAGCCGTGTCGGACAACACCTTCCGCATCCAGACCGCATCCGGCGAGAACGTCTACCCGATGACGCTGCTGGGGACCTTCGCGCCGTACATGGTCGTGCACGAGGCGTCCGCGGTGAAGATCGACAAGGACATCCCGTTCGAGGTCGCCGCGCTGTGCGGTTGCGGCATCCCCACCGGTTACGGCTCCTCGACCCGGAGCGGCGACGTGCGCCCGGGCGAAGACGTCGCCATCGTCGGTGTCGGTGGCGTCGGTACCGCGGCACTGCAGGGCGCGGTGATCTCCGGTGCCCGCAACCTGTTCGCCATCGACCCGGTCGAGTGGAAGCGCGAGCAAGCGCTGAAGTTCGGGGCCACCGCGGCGTTCGCCTCGGTCGAAGAGGCTGCCATGGCGATCGCGGAGACCACGCACGGCGGCATGTGCCAGAAGGTGATCGTCACGGTCGGCGAGGTCCACGGCAAGGACGTCGACTTGTGGATGGGTATCACCGCCAAGGGCGGCACCTGTGTCCTGACCGGTATGGGCAACATGCTCGAGAGCGATGTGAACCTGAACCTCGCCATGCTGACCCTGCTGCAGAAGAACCTGCAGGGCTCCATCTTCGGCGGCGCCAACCCGAAGCTCGACATCCCGCAGCTGCTGTCGATGTACAAGATCGGCAAGCTCAACATCGCCGACATGATCACCCGCCAGTACCGGCTGGACCAGATCAACGAGGGTTACCAGGACATGTTGGACGGCAAGAACATCCGCGGTGTCATCCGCTACACCGAAGAGGACTGGTGA